Proteins from one Sabethes cyaneus chromosome 2, idSabCyanKW18_F2, whole genome shotgun sequence genomic window:
- the LOC128734485 gene encoding kielin/chordin-like protein: MMDKVAVAAVMLLCSIVLFCASASTSTDSCPAPPKHYLELGCKPIKDEGHECPNRFECPTLTDRDGQKCYFNGNIYESGSSLSSADQDLVSCEPGCRCINYTSPASFVCAHIDCPEFFDSYKENCMFQYEPRGCCSARQVCGEEMNKLSVCYLEGAKYLEGQKMYPKEDSCYTCHCQKGFDNSTVVNNPNCYEINCGIELHSTRWLADGCIPIYFGTDRCCPISWRCPEDKDTVIVEGRLDLVDDANPLMQCTFGNLTMNIGDSISSDDKCVSCKCTVPPMPHCIQTRDC; the protein is encoded by the exons ATGATGGACAAGGTCGCCGTTGCAGCAGTGATGCTGCTATGTTCTATTGTTTTGTTCTGTGCTTCAGCAAGTACCTCCA ctgATTCTTGTCCGGCACCCCCGAAACACTATCTAGAACTCGGATGCAAACCCATTAAAGATGAAGGACATGAATGCCCAAATAG GTTTGAGTGCCCGACGCTTACCGATCGTGACGGTCAGAAGTGCTACTTCAATGGAAACATTTACGAGTCCGGAAGTTCGCTTTCCTCGGCAGACCAAGATTTGGTTTCTTGCGAACCGGGCTGTCGCTGCATTAA TTATACATCTCCTGCTTCCTTCGTGTGTGCGCACATCGATTGTCCAGAGTTTTTCGATTCTTACAAAGAGAACTGCATGTTCCAGTATGAGCCACGCGGATGTTGTTCCGCCCGGCAAGTTTGTGGCGAGGAAATGAACAAATTGAGTGTCTGTTACCTAGAGGGTGCCAAGTATCTAGAAGGCCAGAAAATGTACCCGAAGGAAGATAGCTGTTATACCTGCCATTGTCAGAAAGGCTTCGATAACAGTACCGTCGTGAATAATCCTAACTGCTATGAGATTAACTGCGGCATTGAGTTACACAGTACCAGGTGGCTGGCCGACGGGTGCATTCCGATCTACTTCGGTACAGATCGTTGCTGCCCAATCTCTTGGAGATGCC cgGAAGATAAGGACACCGTAATAGTAGAAGGACGTTTGGACCTAGTAGATGACGCTAATCCGTTGATGCAGTGCACATTCGGTAACCTTACAATGAACATCGGCGATTCGATTTCATCTGACGATAAATGTGTTTCCTGCAAGTGTACCGTTCCTCCGATGCCACATTGTATACAGACTAGAGATTGTTGA